In Fluviispira sanaruensis, a genomic segment contains:
- a CDS encoding NAD-dependent epimerase/dehydratase family protein, producing the protein MLDLMKLRGPILILGASGFIGANLFKRLNALRNDVYGTSSKENPWRLSDVQNKENILIFNLRINENLFELFEKTQPQTIFNCIAYGAYHFENNPELIYETNFLITLRILNYLEKNKFSAYIHSGSSSEYGDNSAGPSENDFPLPNSHYAVSKVACSNLILFYGKKKKLPIANLRLYSVYGPLEDPSRLIPNIVHKALENSYPPFVNKDISRDFIYIDDVCNAFISAALNLEEDSYGESFNIGFGQEVTIEKIAHEAKIAFSIPTDPIFGNTESRHWDNVNWFANIEKTKLKLNWQPKTSLQQGLLKTADWLKTVENWENLEKKSKKYLLNKTYSTSVIIACYKDNLAIPLMYARLTETLSQLNIEYEIIFVNDGSPDNTEEVIRNISAKDPNVMGITHSRNFGSQAAFQSGMKIARMNSCILMDGDLQDPPEIIPQFIEKWREGFDVVFGIRVKREAPFFMQIAYKLFYRIFSYFSYVYIPKDAGDFSLIDKKVVSWILKFSERDVFLRGIRAFVGFKQTGICYLRPERAFGKSTNNLLKNLNWAKKGILSFSYVPLSFLTFCSIIIFSASLLVSLVHIFLKLIFPEIAPQGITTVMILVIFFGSSILISVAFIGEYIAKIFEEVKARPKYIRKSIIQNGSVKNISE; encoded by the coding sequence TTGTTAGATCTAATGAAATTGAGAGGACCTATTTTAATTTTAGGAGCAAGTGGTTTCATTGGTGCAAATCTTTTTAAAAGATTAAATGCATTGAGAAATGACGTCTACGGCACTTCAAGCAAAGAAAATCCATGGAGACTTTCTGATGTTCAAAATAAAGAAAATATTTTAATATTTAACTTGCGGATAAATGAAAATTTATTTGAATTATTTGAGAAAACTCAGCCGCAAACAATATTTAATTGCATTGCATATGGTGCGTATCATTTTGAAAATAATCCTGAACTTATTTATGAAACGAATTTTTTAATAACTCTTAGAATTTTAAATTATTTAGAAAAAAATAAATTTTCTGCATATATTCACTCAGGAAGCTCTTCCGAATATGGAGATAATTCAGCAGGGCCCAGTGAAAATGATTTTCCGCTACCGAATAGTCATTACGCAGTTTCTAAAGTTGCGTGCTCTAATCTTATTTTGTTCTATGGAAAAAAGAAAAAACTTCCAATTGCAAATTTAAGATTGTACTCTGTCTATGGTCCTTTGGAAGACCCCTCTCGATTAATTCCAAATATTGTCCATAAAGCGCTTGAAAATTCATACCCCCCTTTTGTGAATAAAGATATCTCAAGAGATTTTATTTATATAGATGATGTCTGTAATGCGTTTATATCCGCAGCATTGAATTTAGAAGAAGATTCTTATGGAGAATCTTTTAATATAGGTTTTGGCCAAGAAGTGACAATAGAAAAAATAGCGCATGAAGCAAAAATCGCTTTTTCAATTCCAACCGATCCTATCTTTGGCAATACTGAGAGTAGGCATTGGGACAATGTAAATTGGTTTGCTAATATTGAAAAAACAAAGCTTAAACTCAATTGGCAGCCCAAAACTTCTTTACAACAAGGTTTATTAAAAACAGCTGATTGGCTGAAAACTGTAGAGAATTGGGAAAACTTAGAAAAAAAATCTAAAAAATATTTGCTGAATAAAACGTATAGTACTTCTGTTATAATTGCTTGTTATAAAGATAATTTAGCTATCCCATTGATGTACGCAAGATTAACAGAAACACTTAGTCAATTGAATATTGAATATGAAATCATTTTTGTTAATGATGGAAGTCCTGATAACACTGAAGAAGTAATTCGAAATATATCAGCTAAAGATCCAAATGTTATGGGAATAACGCATTCTCGAAATTTTGGTTCACAAGCAGCATTTCAGAGTGGGATGAAAATTGCTCGAATGAATTCATGTATTTTGATGGATGGTGATTTACAAGATCCACCTGAAATTATCCCCCAATTCATAGAAAAATGGAGAGAAGGATTCGACGTGGTTTTTGGCATTCGAGTGAAGAGAGAAGCGCCTTTTTTCATGCAAATTGCTTATAAATTATTTTATAGAATTTTTAGTTATTTTTCATATGTATACATTCCAAAAGATGCAGGGGATTTTAGTCTTATAGATAAAAAAGTTGTGAGTTGGATATTAAAATTTTCTGAACGCGATGTTTTTTTACGGGGCATAAGAGCATTTGTTGGTTTTAAACAAACAGGTATTTGTTATTTAAGGCCAGAAAGAGCATTTGGCAAATCGACCAATAATCTATTAAAAAATTTGAATTGGGCTAAAAAAGGTATTCTCTCATTTAGCTATGTCCCACTCAGCTTTTTAACCTTTTGCTCGATAATTATTTTTTCAGCTTCATTATTAGTATCTCTTGTGCATATATTTTTAAAATTAATATTTCCAGAAATTGCTCCTCAAGGAATAACAACAGTCATGATATTGGTGATATTTTTTGGCTCTTCTATTTTAATTTCTGTTGCTTTCATTGGTGAATATATTGCAAAAATATTTGAAGAAGTTAAGGCAAGACCTAAGTATATAAGAAAATCAATTATTCAAAATGGCAGTGTAAAAAATATAAGTGAATAA
- a CDS encoding 1-deoxy-D-xylulose-5-phosphate synthase N-terminal domain-containing protein — protein sequence MLNKEVCADQSNHIIPNLEPNPLDKLKIISISIKKRFLKMYFNANAGHVGSSLSCADILTICKFHWSKSINDEIILSKGHAAAALYATLAESGELSEEQIDTFYKDGTNLAAHPPANKLAKIPFATGSLGHGLSLATGLALSDKFTGMARNIFCITSDGELNEGSTWEASLFAAQHKLTNLYWLIDSNKIQGFGRTSDTLELEPLKLKIECFGWNVLEANGHNFVDLENAMNAVRQLAPGKPNAIICNTIKGKDMYQLQDEIACHYLPMSQNCYTKTLENILA from the coding sequence ATGCTTAATAAAGAAGTTTGTGCAGATCAATCAAATCATATAATTCCGAATCTTGAGCCAAACCCTTTAGATAAGCTAAAAATAATATCAATTTCAATTAAAAAACGCTTTTTAAAAATGTATTTTAATGCAAATGCAGGGCATGTCGGCTCGTCCTTATCGTGTGCTGATATATTGACAATCTGTAAATTTCATTGGTCTAAAAGTATAAACGATGAAATTATTTTATCAAAGGGCCACGCAGCTGCCGCATTATATGCAACTCTTGCGGAATCTGGTGAACTTTCCGAAGAACAAATTGATACTTTTTATAAAGATGGAACAAACTTAGCGGCTCATCCGCCCGCCAATAAATTAGCAAAAATTCCTTTTGCAACTGGAAGTTTAGGGCATGGCCTTTCATTAGCTACGGGTTTAGCTTTAAGTGATAAATTCACGGGCATGGCAAGAAATATATTTTGTATCACTTCGGATGGTGAATTAAATGAAGGAAGTACTTGGGAAGCTTCATTATTTGCAGCTCAGCATAAATTAACAAATTTATATTGGCTTATCGATAGTAATAAAATCCAAGGATTTGGTAGAACGTCAGATACCCTTGAATTAGAGCCTCTTAAACTAAAAATTGAATGTTTTGGCTGGAATGTTTTAGAAGCAAATGGACATAATTTTGTTGATTTAGAAAATGCAATGAATGCTGTTAGACAGTTAGCTCCTGGCAAACCAAATGCAATTATATGTAATACTATTAAAGGTAAAGATATGTATCAATTGCAAGATGAAATAGCCTGTCATTATCTACCTATGAGTCAAAATTGTTATACTAAAACATTAGAGAATATTTTAGCATAA
- the rplQ gene encoding 50S ribosomal protein L17: MRHRLAHRKLNRDSAGRKALLRGLATQLVEHGTLVTTVERAKELRKVVEPLVALARVDSVTNRRSAAATLYSKKSVGDLFTKVAPANAERKGGYTRILKLGFRPGDNARRALIEFVEPKAIKAEVEAVNA, encoded by the coding sequence ATGAGACATCGTTTGGCACATAGAAAGTTAAACAGAGATTCAGCAGGGCGTAAGGCTCTCCTTCGTGGTTTAGCAACACAACTCGTTGAACATGGCACATTGGTGACCACTGTTGAACGTGCAAAAGAACTCAGAAAGGTTGTAGAACCTCTCGTAGCTCTCGCGCGTGTTGATAGCGTTACAAATAGAAGAAGCGCTGCAGCGACTCTTTACAGCAAAAAATCTGTAGGCGACCTTTTTACTAAAGTTGCCCCTGCAAATGCTGAAAGAAAAGGCGGATACACACGCATCTTAAAACTTGGATTCCGCCCTGGCGACAATGCCAGAAGAGCTCTTATTGAGTTCGTAGAACCTAAGGCAATTAAGGCTGAAGTAGAAGCTGTTAACGCTTAG
- a CDS encoding DNA-directed RNA polymerase subunit alpha has product MQSNWKALLKPQFIEKEDISSAFGRFIAKPLERGFGTTLGNALRRVLLSSLQGAAVVGLRIEGVEHEFSTVPDVSEDVTEVVLNLKALDVWLDTEGEKTAVIDVVGPKVVKGSDIISDGSLRILNPDHIICTVGAGGKFRAEITVRTGKGYLTSDAVKDGLPLGVIPIDAVFSPVKRVSFSVADTRVGQRSDFNKLILEISTNGAVTSEDALAYAAKILKDQLSIFINFQEADDEVQVIDSVQVDARLNENLYKSVDELELSVRAANCLENAGIRYIGELVIRSEAEMLKTKNFGRKTLNEIKDLLAEMGLHLGMKIEGFDPAKLRERL; this is encoded by the coding sequence ATGCAGAGCAACTGGAAGGCGCTATTAAAGCCGCAGTTTATTGAAAAAGAAGATATCTCTTCTGCTTTTGGGAGATTTATAGCTAAGCCTCTAGAGCGTGGTTTTGGGACTACGTTAGGTAACGCATTGCGTCGTGTTTTGCTTTCTTCTCTTCAGGGTGCTGCTGTTGTAGGTTTGCGCATTGAAGGAGTAGAGCATGAGTTTTCGACAGTCCCTGACGTTTCTGAAGATGTAACAGAGGTTGTTTTAAATTTGAAAGCTTTGGATGTATGGCTTGACACAGAAGGTGAAAAAACCGCTGTGATCGATGTTGTTGGTCCAAAGGTTGTCAAAGGATCTGATATCATTTCAGACGGTTCACTACGAATTTTAAACCCTGACCATATTATTTGTACTGTGGGAGCGGGTGGTAAGTTTCGTGCCGAAATTACTGTGAGAACTGGTAAAGGTTATTTAACAAGCGACGCTGTGAAGGATGGCTTGCCATTAGGTGTTATCCCAATAGACGCTGTTTTCTCACCTGTTAAAAGAGTTAGCTTCAGTGTTGCCGACACACGTGTTGGTCAACGTTCTGACTTTAACAAGCTTATTTTAGAAATTAGCACAAATGGTGCTGTGACCTCTGAAGATGCTTTGGCTTATGCGGCTAAAATCCTTAAAGATCAGCTATCCATTTTTATCAATTTTCAAGAAGCTGATGATGAAGTTCAAGTGATCGATTCAGTTCAAGTGGATGCTCGTTTGAATGAGAATCTCTATAAATCAGTTGACGAACTCGAACTTTCTGTGAGAGCTGCTAACTGTCTAGAAAATGCGGGTATCCGTTATATTGGAGAACTTGTTATTAGATCTGAAGCTGAAATGCTTAAAACTAAGAATTTCGGTCGTAAAACATTGAATGAAATCAAAGACCTTCTTGCTGAAATGGGTCTCCACCTCGGCATGAAGATTGAAGGGTTTGATCCCGCTAAATTAAGAGAAAGACTTTAA
- the rpsK gene encoding 30S ribosomal protein S11: MNKVVSKKKRVKRNVPTGIATVSASFNNTIVTFADANGDVVTWSSAGSKGFKGSRRSTPFAAQVAAEDAARKAIDCGMKSCSVIVTGPGSGRESAVRAISATGIKVTLIKDATPVPHNGCRPPKRRRV; the protein is encoded by the coding sequence ATGAACAAGGTAGTATCAAAGAAGAAACGTGTTAAACGTAACGTTCCAACCGGTATTGCGACAGTATCTGCAAGTTTCAACAACACTATCGTTACATTTGCGGACGCAAATGGCGACGTTGTTACTTGGTCAAGTGCTGGTAGTAAAGGCTTTAAGGGTTCTCGTCGTAGTACCCCTTTTGCTGCTCAGGTTGCTGCTGAAGACGCTGCTCGTAAAGCGATCGATTGTGGTATGAAAAGCTGTTCTGTGATTGTTACTGGCCCTGGTTCTGGAAGAGAATCTGCTGTCCGTGCAATTTCTGCAACAGGAATTAAAGTAACTCTCATTAAAGACGCGACACCTGTGCCACACAATGGTTGCAGGCCACCAAAACGTCGTAGAGTTTAA
- the rpsM gene encoding 30S ribosomal protein S13, translated as MARIAGVDIPRNKRIEISLTYIHGLGRKSSQKILDQLSINRDTRTQELSDDQINAIRKLIDTNHTVEGDLRRLVQSNIKRLMDLGCYRGLRHRKGLPVRGQRTKTNARTRKGPKKTVANKKK; from the coding sequence GTGGCACGAATTGCGGGCGTTGACATTCCGCGTAACAAGCGTATCGAAATTTCGCTTACGTATATACATGGTCTTGGTCGTAAATCCTCTCAAAAGATTTTGGATCAGTTATCTATAAATAGAGATACTCGTACCCAAGAACTCAGCGACGATCAGATTAACGCCATAAGAAAGCTTATTGACACAAACCACACTGTGGAAGGCGATTTGCGTCGTCTTGTTCAGTCCAATATTAAGCGTCTAATGGACTTAGGTTGCTATCGTGGTCTACGTCATCGTAAGGGCTTGCCTGTTCGCGGGCAAAGAACCAAAACAAATGCGCGTACACGTAAGGGTCCTAAAAAGACTGTGGCTAACAAGAAGAAGTAA
- the rpmJ gene encoding 50S ribosomal protein L36 — translation MKVRASVKPICDKCKVIRRVGVVRVICENKKHKQRQG, via the coding sequence ATGAAAGTTAGAGCTAGTGTTAAACCAATATGTGACAAGTGTAAAGTAATTCGTCGTGTTGGTGTAGTAAGAGTTATTTGTGAAAATAAAAAGCACAAGCAGCGTCAAGGTTAA